The DNA sequence GCTGCTGGCATTGCAGCATATGCCAGCCATCACGATTGATAGCCGCCCAGGTGACATAGCCGATCAGGCTCTGCTGGTCGTCATGCAGCAGATGATAGTTGCCGGCGCGCACGGCGAACAGCAGGTTGCGACTTTGCTCGGCGCTGGTCGCCAGCTGTACAGAGGTACGTAACGTATAAATTTTGCCCAGCGCGGCATAACGCTCTTCGGTCTTTTCCATTATTTCCCCTTGGTCGCGGCGCTGATAGCGCGTAGCACAAACAGCGAAGCGATAAAGCTGACCAGTACGCCATAAGCGACACTGATTATCTGGATCCTGACGCTCACCACCAGCGGAAATACCAGCTCGCGCGCGTGGTCGAAAGTAGTAAAAGTAATGCCGTTAAATAACAACATACTCAGTAATGAACCCGCCAATGCACCAGCCAGGCCAGGCAGAACTATCTGGCAGAGGTAAGATGCGCCGATAATCCGGCCGTACCCCAGCAGTAGCAGCATCGCCAACTGATCCTGCTGGTTAGCAATTAGCGATTCGCAGAGCGCGATAATGCCTGCTGTCACCGAAATCGCCGCCAGTAGTGAAAAGAGCAGCCCAAATCCCAGCAGCATCTGGCTTAGTCCTTCGCTGCCGCCCGCATAGTGCGTCCGGCTGTCGCTGATAGTTACCCTGTCGCTGAGCGAACCGGCCATCGCTTGCTGATACTCCCTGGCATCGCTGGCGCTACCGGTAAAAGCGACCAGGTTGTAATCAAGCCCGGCTCCCCAACTGGTGCGGATATGTTCCAGATCGGCAAGGAACTCAGACTGACGTGGCGATCCTCCGGTGGAAAACTCGCCGACAATTTTCCATTCGCGCTCATGCAGGCGAATCGTCGCGCCGGGTCGAAAAGCCGGATAGTGCTGTGCCAGCGAAGCCCCGACCAACAGCTCGTTCTGTCCCGGCTGGAACAGCCTGCCGCTTGTCAGCCTTAGCAGCGGCAGGCTGTTGGCATTTAGCAGCGTAAAGGCAGCAGGCGTAACGCCACGCACCAGATACTCTTTTTCTGTGTTGTCAGGACTCAGGCGCGCCAGTACCACCCACTCAGGCGACAGTGCGATCACGCCAGGCAGGCGCGAAAGCTGCGCAGCCTGAGTGCGCGTTATCGTGCTGGTGAGTTCAGCGGAGGAATCTTTGCTCTGGGCAAAATAGAGTCCCGGTTCCGCGCTGGATTCCAGCGCGCTAATCAGCCCTTCACGCAGGGAAAACAGCGAGGTGACAATCACCGAAAGAAAAATAAAGCTGGTCAGGATGGCGGCAAGATAAAGCGGTCGCCGCCACAGGTTACGCAGGCCAATCCTCAGCAGCACGGCTAGCTGGTGTCCCTGGTTTGAAGGTTGCAAGTTCATTTGCCTTCCTCTCGCAGCCGCGCGATCTGAAGCAGCGACGGCAGGCCGCAGCAAAGGGAGAGCGCCAGAACCAGCAGGATGCTGGCGAGATAATCCTGCCAGTGCGGCGTTATGCCGCTTAACGCGGAAGGAAACAATCCCGGCAGTAAAAACAGGATCAACAGCGATAACAGAACGCCCGCCGCCGCGCCGGCCAGCGTAATCGCGGCAAGCTGCAAAGCGACGGCTCTAAGCAGGCGCGCCTTGCCAAATCCCAAATAGCTGAGCGTCCTATAGTCGTCCAGCGCTTTTTGGGTCATCACGTAAAAATTAGTGCTGAGCAACAGCGCCAGCAGCAGGCAAAGCGCGAGATTGACCCAAAAGATCACCCGGCTGAAATTGAACAATTTGCTCATAAACAATTTCATCTGCATACGCACGGGCGCGGTTTGCGTCATTCCACGCATTCGCTCTGCGCTGA is a window from the Pantoea sp. CCBC3-3-1 genome containing:
- a CDS encoding ABC transporter permease, whose product is MNLQPSNQGHQLAVLLRIGLRNLWRRPLYLAAILTSFIFLSVIVTSLFSLREGLISALESSAEPGLYFAQSKDSSAELTSTITRTQAAQLSRLPGVIALSPEWVVLARLSPDNTEKEYLVRGVTPAAFTLLNANSLPLLRLTSGRLFQPGQNELLVGASLAQHYPAFRPGATIRLHEREWKIVGEFSTGGSPRQSEFLADLEHIRTSWGAGLDYNLVAFTGSASDAREYQQAMAGSLSDRVTISDSRTHYAGGSEGLSQMLLGFGLLFSLLAAISVTAGIIALCESLIANQQDQLAMLLLLGYGRIIGASYLCQIVLPGLAGALAGSLLSMLLFNGITFTTFDHARELVFPLVVSVRIQIISVAYGVLVSFIASLFVLRAISAATKGK